From the Hemicordylus capensis ecotype Gifberg chromosome 1, rHemCap1.1.pri, whole genome shotgun sequence genome, the window AGTAGGGCACCTGGAGTACATGGCAgctccaaacaaatgccaagtcctcttctcttcctaaattgctgttgctttcaagCTGAAATCTAAGGCATATTTaattgggagtaagcctcactgggtataCTGTGGGGTGtatttccaagtaagcatgcataggctggcactgtaaggcagtttccagctgccatttgctgcaggatattcctacctgctgGCCAGTAGAAAAGTCcccatgggccagatctggcttCCGGGCTTTGTGTTGTGTAGGCCAGCCCGACAGTAACATTCAGTCTGGAAAAGGTGTTTTAGCATATCCATGCTTGGGTGTTGCTGTCTTTGGTTTCCGCAGGGTCTTCCCAGGTCATTGATTCCTGAAAGACCTGTTCCAGCCCATTGTTAGCAGATGAAGGACAGGTGTGAGGTCTCAATTTTAAGATCCTCTTTTCTCTTTGGTCTCTGGTAGTCCAAATCTGGACCTGAAGGTCCTAGTTCTGCCTGGGAGATGCTAAAATGTAGTTTGGGCTGCAAAGGGTGGCCTAATCTAACAAtcagcatgcaaaacatgtgttcCCCCACTGAGTTATGACCTCTCTCCATTTGTATCCCTTGCCAGTGTGCACACAGGGCCTTGCAGACGGGGTTGTGATCTGAAAATGGGTACACTGTGGGGCTTAGTCGAAATGAAACCTGATTTGCAGCCCAACTCTATGCACACAAGTTGATTCCACTATGTTTAAAGGGACTTACTCCCGGATAAGTATGcacaggattgtagccttagACACTGCAGCATCTTAATATGTAGCATAGAAAGGAGTGTCACTGAGACTCATGAAGCATTTATTCCCATTCTGTCTTTTCAGATTTTGTTGTGCCAGTGCAACTGTGTCGTGGCTGAGGATCAACAATTTCAGTGGCTTGAAAAGGTAAAAGTCCAGTTTCAAGGAGTGTGTGCAAACGAACAAAACACCACTACTTCCAGTCATCAAGAAAAATTTGCCTCCACTTCTTATAAACTTAATTTCTGCATAGATTCAGACATTCCTATTTCCTTCTCCACTACCCAGGAAAATAGATATTTGACTGCCACATTATTGCTGGTGCTGCTAACATCTGTTGTAATACATTTAAAGCTGTAGTGGTCCAGATGATCtttttatttacttttctatCCCACCATGATCCTTGAATTTCGAGGTGAGTGACAGCAAGCTAGCTGCACATGTAGTTTTGGTGAATTATTTCAGTccaaaggtgtgtgtgttgtatatatatttttcttaatcGGTTTTAATTTGTAGGGTTGTGCTTTTTCTTAAGAAAGACCGTGCTCTTGTTTTATGAGTAGGGGGCTCTGAAACCAAGATAGTCAAGGGCTGGTACAAAATACTtcttactagctgggccgggtgcagagcatctgctcctccgctgcctcgccagcctgcttctcctccccactgcctatggcttctggctggtgggctggtgagagcagcaggcagaggagggagcAGGCAAACTCtcgagagctgccacacgtgggattagtaacaggtacgtttaagagaattacatatatagatatatagattctGCATGTTTCATATGACAGAATGCATGTGGCTTCTCCTGGAGAATGTTTGGAAGCACCCGGTACTGCAGAACTTGCCCTGTGTCCTGACAGAGATGATGTATTTCTGACTTGGCCAGGCCCCAGACAAATGAGAATACATCCCAAGGCCTCTGGTGCTATTGCAGGGGACTCTGGGGTTTTCTCACAGAGATTAGGGCCTGGAATATCCAAGACACTGCATGTTACTTCTGATCCAGCAAGATTATGTACGAAGTGAGAGCAATTACCCTAATTATCCAAATagaagatgtctctgaatatAAGATTACCCCTTTGAAAACtacagattaaatacaggttatgttTGTccctttaagtggcgcagcagggaaatgcttgattaacaagcagaagtttgcgggttcaaatccctgctggtatgtttcccagattgggaaacacttatatcgggagcagcgatagaggaagatgctgaaaggcatcatctcatactgcatgggaggaggcaatggtaaacccctcctgtattctaccaaagaaaaccacagggctctgtgcgcgccaggagtcaaaattgacttgatggcacactttaccttttatataCCTGTGTTTACCCAAAAGTGACTGCATTTAAGACAAACcaaatttctaaaatcaaagaactgcagggaggggaacctagtcttggattcaggtaagtaTGGTAAGTGGTTCTGACTTTCCATTTGCTCCTAATAATCAAATCTGGGCCCTGGCAAATACCCAGCCCTGCCAGCTGCTGGTGTTTCTTAATGTGTAatgtgctgtagggatgtgcacagaaccaggcgggggtggctcgatggtggtggggtgtctcattttaagggagggggagggggcacttacccctccccccggcaTCTGGTATTTTAAATgtcctatggggcagcagcatacttccctgctgccccatttgcttTTCAGCTGGAAGTAGCTGTCGTGCGAGTGCGCACCTGACGAGCGTGCGCATGCCCACCCGGTGGGCAAATGCATGCCAGCTACTTCCGTCCGAAgagcaaacggggcggcagggaagcacgcTGCTGCCCTGTAGGATGCTTAAAAGACAgggcaccagtggggggaaagcagagggaagggtaagtgcaccctccccggccCTTAAAGTAAGACCCCCCCCCTTCGAACTTCAAACCCCCCAGTGcttgaacaggtttgtgcacatccctaatgtgctgTTTAAAACCCTAATGCTAGGAAGGGAGGATAGCAACTGCTGCCGCATAGTGCTTGTTTGCTCTATGTTAAGGAtggagttgtagggacacagggcAAGCACAAAGGAGGAAGAGCTTCATGACAATGTATTTGCTAATCTGTATTGTGGTTGCAGCCTTTTTAAGTGCACTGTGCTCCTAACCTATCTCTTGTGGATAAGGCAGGGTAAATTTGAATAATAATCATTGGTTTTATTCACAATATTCTGGCTGACTATTTTATTGAGTAGCATTTTAATATAATGTACATACCAAAAAACATAGTCCAGAGTAACAGCTCTTCAGCCAGCATCCCAAAAGGAAAATGGGTTGAGACTGTCGTGGGACTTTGCAAATCTTAATTGGGCTTCATTTGTTGTTTTCAAACAAATCAAACCCAACCCGTTGCAACAAAATTCTGCACAAAGTAGGGTTATTGCTTATAAAGGCTGCTAGAGCATGCACAGGAGCCTTTTGGCAGTTACGCTTCAGTGCATCAGTACTGATACCTCAAAAAAAAAATGTGTGGTGAGACACAGGACCGCTTTAAACTCTCTTTGCCCCTTAGATTGTCCAGACAATGATGATCATGCAGGCTCCGCTTCTGATACCTTTCCCATCTGCTCCTGATCTGGGAATCAGTTATGGGTTCCAGGAGTATATGTGTGTATAAAGGAGAACTATTGAATGCATTGAAAGAATACGTTGTCTCCAAATCAAGATTTAATGCTTTCTTCCTTGCAACTGTACAGTGTCTCGAAGGTGCCACAACACCCTTGCTCTGAAAGGTTGGTTTGCCAGCTGTAGCATGAAAGCCACCTCCAGGGGTGCTCACTGTATTGCTGTGATAAACATAAAAGGTCATGTCAGATGTATGAGGAACCACACAAGCTTCTGAGGCTCCCATGTTGGTGCTATTGGGTGTAAATTGACTCCACCATAGTCTTTCTTCTTGTGATTTGTATTTTCTTGGTAGGTTTTTGGATGCCTGCAGAAGATTGATTTGCAAGTACTTGTACTCTCAGCGTGTTCCATTACAGATTATAAAACACCTGAATCAACGCTaactcttccttctccttttctgaAAGCACTAAAGACAAAAGAGTTTAAAGATCAAGTCTGTTGCTCATTTCTAGAACAGCCAAATATCATACGGGATCTCCCTGCAGCAGGTAATTATTAACTTGTTTCTATTTGTTTCTGTGTTCTTTGTCTTTTGGCAGCACAAAATGTATGTGCTGACAAtaatttgtttttggttttttttttaatatttagcAGCTTATTAAGGAAGGTAACTCCTAGTTGTTTGTGCTAACATCActtttagcatttttttaaatccagcatTTGAACCAATACTTGTATGACACACCTAAATAATTCTGTCATAAAATAACAAAGTTAAATTTATTTAGTGATTAATTTAAGAATGTCTAATTTTTGTTGGACTGTGGCCATTATGCATATTTTGGTTTTCCTGTGAGGTAATTGCTATGACACCAGCTGAACTTTTTGTTTTGATAAATATACTGGACTTTTTTAATATGTTGAAAATGTTTGGTTTCAAAACTTGGGCAGTTTTTCAGCTATTTGTCTTAAGATATTTTTCAAACATTATAAAACTGCTAATTTAAACAATGTCAGTGTAAACAATTTAAAGCATAACTGAATTTACACGCATCATAAACAGAAAATGTATaactaacaacaaaaaattaaaatgagagaaactgAAAAGGAAGAAAAGCATTAGCAAGAATAGAAGAAAATCAGTTTGAAATAAGTATATACAGTCTGAACATTGTTTTCTTCAAATAATGTTTTATATATTGGTAGGACTAGAGAACATATATGTTGATACAGTTTAACTTTTTACAAGGGAAGTCCATCTTAATAGTCCTGAAACTGTCCTAACTATGGTAGTTCATGTCTGACCTCAGTTGTTTGGAATATATTGATATGTTACATCAAGCCTTGACAAATTTACTttgaatctaggagccagcccacaACTTAGGACAATTTTCTTGAGTGTGCGGTATCCAACTTTAtaatggacattgtggagggggagggtaaatgggcttctcttgatCCCCTTAACATGGAAACAGGGCTGTATGGGACAGATAAAGATTCAATTAAATAATCTCCCTCTGAACGTCTTAGTCTATGTAACATGGTTACATTTCTAGGCGCCTTGGCTCTCTAGCTCCTGTAATCTGTCAAGTGCTGTCTTGCACGTTAATGGACATCCTGTAGGAGGTGGCATTTTTGTATGATCTGTGTTTCTGTGCCAATAAATCTTGCATTTTGGCAAATTTGGTTAGCAGAATCTTTGGCAGTGCCAAGCAAGTTTTAAGTAACAAAATGTGTGTGTCATTCTGATCAATTGCTCTCTTTGCTGTTTGACTTTATGATTCACCATGAGAGCAACTTGCTGATAAAACACTGCAtaacattcattctctctcttctctttttaaattttgccTAGTTCTCAGTTACTGTCAGGTGTGGCAAATACCTGCAGTGCTTTATCAGTGCTATACTGATGTCATCAAACTGGATACTGTCACAGTTGGAGCTTTCAAGCCTGTTCTGTCCTCCAAAATTCTGAAGGGTTTGGTCAAGGTAGGGTTAACTATTGGGTGTGTACATGGTCTTATTCTAGACTGACTAAAGCTGTTGACTAATGAATAACTATTGCAATTGCTCTGAAGGAAACCTGATTTATGGGGGGCATTTCCTAGCAATTATACAACTTTATTCCCAGAAAGGCCCAGTCCACATGTTTTTGGATTTCTAGGCAAGAGACTTCAATTCCTCCCTCAGCAAGAGCATGCTGCTTGCGTGGCCTCATGACCCTTAATCTGTCCTTCCCACTTCAGGGCATTAGGAAAGCAGCAGGGAATGCAGATTGTTCATGATATTGTTGAAGGCTTGGCTTGGCACGTCTTTCCAACATTCATGATTGTTCAGCAATTGCCTGGCCTTGCTGGATGCTGGCACCAGCCATTATTCACAGCAAGTTAATCGGTCATTAGGATTAAGTTGGTTTAAATCTAATTATCTGACTTTAATTGGACTATGTTTTTTCATGATTAACCTAAGGCACTGACTGAATTAAGGGCTTCTCGTGTAAATCCAGATTTGTCGTCTTTGAAAATCTTCTTAAAACATACTCATGAAATGTTTAATTCAAAAGATAAAAGTTGCACTGGGCTTTCTCTCATAGACTGTATACCTGAAAATAAGAATCTCGAACCATTTTTACTGTCATGACTTTCCCCAAAGAATCTTGGGAACTGTAATTGTGAATGTATTGCAAATTATCTGTTGGAGTTCCCTAGTCCACCCCtcttgcagcagcaacaacaaatatttatataccgcttttcaacaaaagtttccaaagtggtttacatagagaaataataaatacataaataaaatgagcaGAGCTGTAGTTCCCAGAATTCCTTTGGCAGAGGGGATGACTATTCAACCAAATGAAGTCTATAGAGTAGAAACATCCTTGGAATTGAGTTTTAGCAGCAGTATTAGTCGAAGTGTAGCTGattattatcttatttatttatttatttgattgatttctataccgccgttccagaaatggctcagggtgaaccaccctgagaaataaccacacagagaaataacaaataaataagataaacaaaatggatccctgtccccaaagggctcacaatctaaaaagaaacataagatagacaccagcaacagtcactggaagtactgtgctgggggtggatagggccagttactctccccctgctaaataaagagaatcaccacattaaaaggtgcctctttgccaagttagcaggggtatcttgCATAAACCTTCCTGCAGCCTAGAGCAATCAGTAGTATTTCCCTGCAGTGCAAGCAAGACATGTGGTACCTCATTAAAGCAGTTGCTGGTTCCATATCAGACTTATGAACTACATATCCTTGAGATGCAACTTGGGAGATCATAGGCCCATCTAGCAATAGGCTGTACATCAGTGTGATGTGTTGCCTTGACCTTTTCAGCCACAGGATAGTCGCTGTAGGAACTGTAGGAAAGTATTTTGATAATTCAGGAACTTTGATACCCATTCTGAAACCTTGGACGTTGTAAACCTTTGAAACTAGACACAAATGCCTACTAAAAATGGATGCAGAGATCATTGTTTGTGAGCATGTTACCTCTGTGGTACTTGTCATGCCTTGCCAGTGAAACTTTTCAAGGTTTAATGGAAATTACTGTCAGAGTACCTGAACTCTTGAGTATTTCGACTTGATCTGTTGGTTCCTTCATAGGCTAGGCTCAACAAGTGGATAACTCTGGAAGCAGTTATAATTGGCAATAAAAGGACTGTTTGTTACAATCTATCCACTCTTTGTGCTTATGGGGACTCTTGTGTACtcactcactcttcctccaactcAAGGACTGGGAATGTTTCCCATGTGTTTTTCCATTGCACACATAGCATTGAAGTGAATGGAGAAGCCTGTTCGTAGGAGAGTCTATGTTTCCATTGATGAACATTGTCTAACGagatttgcattttgggtggtatacaaatatgttaaataaataaatacagtccaGTGCACTGCTCAGCACAGTAAAATCCCATTGCTCACAGCAGATTTCAGAATGCTTAAATTAAACCTGCTGATCCTTTGATTTTCTTCCATACCTTTGTCATATTAGTCCTACATTTGAACTGAGCCAAAGGTGGATATACTTTGAATTTTGCCCCTTCTTATATGGACTTTCACATATATGCCTGatttaagccctcttcagacattatgttgtacatgtattCAGGTCTTTGTACATATTGCGTGAAGGACTGtagatgcattcattttaaaagtgaacccatgTATAggcctcctgaaatccaggattcagataggaagtgtactgctctacGTATGTtccatgtaacatgtgaataactacatACAGAACTGTACATGTGAACTCtgtatacaaattgtatgtgcattgaacataacatgtgaataaggctttCGATGTGACTTATTCTTGTAAAGAGTGCTATCTTTTCCAAAAGTGTTATATCGAAGACTAGGAAAACTGAATACACTAATGCATAAGTATAATTTCTTTACTGAATCTTTACTTTTGTGTGTGTTATCCAGGATGTTTCAAGAAGCACCGAAATACTAACACAATTGAGGATGAATAATGACATTCATAACATCTACACTTAGAATGGAGGATTATTCCTGATTAACACTTTCAAGCCCGATTACAGTTCAGCATTTGTAAACTGCAGCTGCTTTGCTTGAAAGTATCTGGGACTTGtggctttcttcaaaagtggaaTACGTTATTTTGCATTTCATATGCTGACTATTGTAGCGTGGCATTCTGCTACATTCTAATGTTAATTAAAATCTTAGTTTCTTAATTTCTACAGTCTGAAGTTATTTTTCTATATGGGGTTTCCACTTCTCATATGAAGAAAGGTACATCACTCTTATTCCAGTTGTCAGCTGTGTACTGTAATTCAGTATGGGATATTGTGGTAGTGAAGCCTCTGAACAGTATTTGGCTAAGTTGGTTGCTTGCCTTGCATAAGCAAAGTAGGCAGATTGGTCCCCAGATATCATTTTGAGCTTCTAAAAAGTGGCAAAAAGGCCTGGGGAAGGAATAGAAGCCGCATAGGCATGGGAAAGAAGGCAGACTACTAAGGGGGTTCAAGAGGGGCTTAGGAAATAGAGGATAGGACTCTGGAGAAGGGGAATCCCAAAAGAatgaagggggaaaggagaagtcaatacagagagagaatgagaagagAGTAGCACATGGCCAGACATGGTATTATTTTGGTAGAGGGGAGGATTCGCATATTGATTTGAACCTAGAAAATGGTCTTCTATCAGATTGGACTATTGGTCCTTCCAGCACAAATTGTTTCTcttctgactgacagtggctgtcCAGTGAAGTCCTCTTTGCTGGGGTTGTATCTggaaccttttgtatgcaaagtgCATGCTCCTTCCCAAATAACCAGTTAAATCTATCTGTATGCTTCTATAAGGATACAGGAGCAGTGCCCCTCTGCTGCTGAAAGCAAATTTTCCAATATGAATAGTAGTGTGAGGGATTCACTCTTTCAAATAGAGGCTTCTACTGCAAACACTGATATTTTTAAGGTACGGGTAGCCTTGAGCTTGAGCTTACTCAAGCTTGAGTAATTATTTAATGAATAGTCTTCTGCCCACAACCTCTTAATTATCTCTTGATTTTGCTTTTGTGCCTTGTCGGATTATGCATTCGACAGATACTTTATTGGCCTGGTTTCAATCTGGTGGTTTGCAGGACCCTCACTTTGCCTATGTGTACGTCCCAAGCAGTTCACAGTGGTCCTGCATTCTGATTTCTGAATCTAGTCTCTAGTGCTGTTTTCCTGCAAATGACAAAAATTGAATCGTCTAACAAGACTAGAACCAAGCATGTCTGAGATTGGTAAGCTCAGACCTTAAAATGGCACCACACAGAGATTACACAATTTCTGTAGCAATTTGTAGAAGCTGCTTTATGATCAGATTTTGAAAATCAGTTGAGACATTatcatactgaggtcattcacacaatcaaaaagtatgttctacccaggtttgggagctgtgtgtgtttccagctttcagttgtgtgggagcaaggtaggaggaaaacctgggtagcttttcctcctaccttgtttccacacaactaaaaactgggaacacagagttccaaacccaggcagaacacactttttgattgtgtgaatgaccttacagtCTCTATGGGTTTGCTAGTCTACATCCAGGCCATGGCAACCTCCAGACACTACTTCTGGGTTTCTACTGCCTCAGAATTTGAtgtggaagagagagaatggagtgtaATTTATATATTGGTGATATTGCACTCCAAAATTTCTCAGTTTCATATTAAATAGTTGCTGCCCAGCATTGAATGCAGCAGGTGTGTGAAGGAAACCAGGCCTGGATGGAGATTGAAAGCAGAAAGTACTCCAGTTAAAATCTTtggttatatatatatttgtacacACACCCCTATGGGGATAATCTGTATACTCACACACAAGACTTGGTGCTGAGCTAGGGAGGGTGTCCCacaagatatttattttaaacactGATTTAAGGAAActgacaaaaccaaacaaaatattaaaacaataaacaaacagtCATCACAACACTAAAAACCTTGCTGAAAGCAACAGAGGAAGGGAGGTCAGTACAGACACAGCCTAAGGCCACTACCATAAGGGCCCTGTTGCAGAGTCATTTTGTGTAGCAAAAGCACTCAGTAGAACGCAGACAGCATGGTGGAGGCTCCTATGTAGTCTTTTAAAGTATGTAGGTCTTGGGCTTTAAAGGTACCATCATCAACTTAAACAGGCCTCATCAAGTAGCCAGTGCAGTTGCCATAAAACAGCTTGGATGTGCTCTTTCCAATCTATTTGGAGCATTTTTCATCAGTTTCTGAGTAATCTtcaagggcattatagtattcaACCCTAGAGCTTACAAAAGCATAGATAAGTAAAGCAACACCCCCTCCCGCTTCTTTAGATAGGGTCAAAGGCTGCAACAGATGCAGCTAAGGAACTTGCTTAGCCACCAGTACCACCACCGTCTTGCATAAGAGCAAGAACCGATAATACTTTCTGGAACTGCTCTGATGGGAAATGCATCCTGGTCCCAAGGATTTTCCCAGGGGTTTGGCCCAGGGTTTTCCACCATTGTGGAAAATTGCTTCCATTGTGCCTAGATTCAGCTTTAGCTTCCTCTGCTTCTCCTTATATTGGCTTATAATCAAGACAGCTAATCTTGAGTGTTAAGTTAGAGAAATAAATTGCTGAGTGCTCTTGATGACACCCAGCCACAAGGGTAcggattatctctcccagcaccttcctataggtaacagtttctcaacatgtggtaAGTGTGCCCCCTGCTTGTGTTTCCTATAGCCCCAGGGGAACAGGATGAGGGGGAGAGAGTAAATAAGTCCAGCAAGGAGGAAAGAACAGTGCCTGGTTGCCTTAGCTGCTGGTTTTATTACTGCCTATAATTagtccctctccctcttttctaTCTCCCTGttgtgttccttccttcctcctctccaaaTAATGGCAGAAAAATGGGTGCACCAAGCAATACATGACACTACTTATTTCTGAATAATAATTTCTGCAGTGCACAGCACTGATTTCAGCTCTCCTAGCTTTTGACCAACCTCACCTCTAGACCAGGCACATACTTGAATTGTGCACCCATGGTGCAAAAGGTGGCAACTCTACCCACAGAGCAggcaatgtggtgtagtggttagagtgctggactaggaccccagagacccgagttcaaatcctcattcagccatgatacttgctggctcaccctaacctacttcacaggattgttgtgaggagaaacttaaattatgtagtacactgcttggggctccttggaggaagagcaggatataacatgTAGATGATAATAACTGTCATATCACAGCCCTATATATCCACAACCCTTTCCCCAACATATAACACACATGACTATATATAAAATCCACTGGAAAATTGAGGTGGTGCTTAAATTCAGATCTTGGAGGTACTTGCTACTTAAAGGCTGAGAGACACTGGtttagatgttaaataacatcagtGGTTACAATGAGCTGTGTATGACCCTATAGGACAACTCACCATGCGTGTGCTGAAGTGGCACCATCAGTGACTATCACGGATCATCAATGACTAGCCTACCATCAGACTGAAAGGAGTGAAGCCAGACTCCCCAGCCAGGCGTTCCAGTTGTTGTAGGATGATGTGAGTAACCTGCAGTATCCAAAGTAGCAGAAAGAGGTCCAACAAGATCAGCAGGGACTTGTCAACCTCAACACTCATTGATCAGGGCTACCCCTGATTTGGTCACACCTACTGAGTGATTTGATTATTACTCATTCAATAATCCACTGAGTTGATTGCAATGAGTTCAGGGGAGTGATTAACTCCGCATAGAGAATAGTCCTGGAAGTTTAAACGGTGGCGAGGGTTGGAACAGTGATAGCATCACTAGGAAGGGGCTGGGTATAGCTTAGTAGGTTGGGCTTTGGAGAGCCAGAGAGTATAAATGTGTGTGCGTGTTTGAAAGTATACTAGAGCCCTAGAAGTGACCAGAAGCCGTGAGTGTGTTTGTAAACAGCCAGCAAGTTCTTCTTTGTGTATAGAGAAGGAGCGGTTTTCGCTGCAGGTGCTAACATGTTCTCTAGGGTGGAAAAAGCCCAACGGGAATGGAGGGCGAACTTGTCCAGAGCGATTCTGGCTGGGGCTACTGAACCGAGCCTAGAAATATCGGAAGTGAGCGCCCCgcctccccctgctaaactgaTTCAAGAGGATTGTGGAACCACGGAACTCCTTCCGTGGCTTTCAGAACGGCGAAGTCGTCGATTTTGACTCACCGGGAGGACTGGGAAGAGGCTCCTCCTCTCTCGCCCTCCCCAACCCGCGCCCCGATCACAAGGTACTTGGGCACTTCGCTTCCTTTCTGCTCGGAGTTGGAGAAGCCAAGGTGCATGGTGGGGAAGTCCTGCTGGCCTGGAAGTGGCCGCCATGGCGATGAAGCGGGCCCTTCTGTTCACACTGGCACTGCTTGTGGCGGAGGTGAGTGAGGAAGGGCGAGAGAGGCGAACTCCCGGTTTTCTGGCGGCAAGAGTTCTGCAGGCCTCTGGattgcagcctgagcccagcaGGGAAGCAGCGGCATTTCGAACTGAGTTGCCGGCGGCGAGTGCGAGGGCAAGCCCGG encodes:
- the PSMG1 gene encoding proteasome assembly chaperone 1 isoform X1, with the translated sequence MATFFGEVVAAPSRAGVDEEEEAALERDETPEDREIRLELEKKREVHILWNTTTNASTESSINKQFPCSKFILGVGHNAVAFLSSFVLNSGCWEVVGVAKLWNEWCRTSNTTNVRPTDSFCLFYRLISDPTILLCQCNCVVAEDQQFQWLEKVFGCLQKIDLQVLVLSACSITDYKTPESTLTLPSPFLKALKTKEFKDQVCCSFLEQPNIIRDLPAAVLSYCQVWQIPAVLYQCYTDVIKLDTVTVGAFKPVLSSKILKGLVKDVSRSTEILTQLRMNNDIHNIYT
- the PSMG1 gene encoding proteasome assembly chaperone 1 isoform X2 produces the protein MKRRKIARFAWNSKRKAFLSSFVLNSGCWEVVGVAKLWNEWCRTSNTTNVRPTDSFCLFYRLISDPTILLCQCNCVVAEDQQFQWLEKVFGCLQKIDLQVLVLSACSITDYKTPESTLTLPSPFLKALKTKEFKDQVCCSFLEQPNIIRDLPAAVLSYCQVWQIPAVLYQCYTDVIKLDTVTVGAFKPVLSSKILKGLVKDVSRSTEILTQLRMNNDIHNIYT